AGAACGTGCCGTGACACAGATTTTGCCTCGCTTGCTAGACCTTTTGAAAAGTCAGGTGTGCACGACCTCGCATATCAATTTGATCCCGGACTATGTAGCAGGGGAGACGGTCGGGCCGGCGCGGAGTTGATGCAGGAAGCTACAGGTTTTGCTGCCAGCGGGCGACCTCAGCCTCGACATTTTCGACACTTGGGGCCCCTGGGTTGGTCCGAGCGGCGAGAGCTGTTTGTAGGTTGAACACGGCTTGGGCATCGGCTCCGTAATGATCGGATATTTGCGTCAGATCGAGTTGGTCGAGTGGCGTTTTGGTATCGACGCTGACGGCGACGGCCTGTCCAACCAGTTCGTGGGCCTGCCGGAAGGGGACTCCATTTTTGACCAAGTAGTCAGCCAGGTCCGTGGCGAGTAGCAGAGGGTCGCTGGCTGCGGCTTCGCAGGCTTCGGTATTGATGGCCATTTCGGCGATCATCTCACTGTTGACTTTGAGGGCGATTTTCAGGGTGTCGATGGAGTCAAAAAGAGGCTCTTTATCTTCCTGGAGGTCGCGGTTGTAGGTTAATGGCAGGCCTTTGGCCGCAGTGAGTAGCGCAACCAGATTACCATAGAGGCGGCCGGTTTTCCCCCGGGTGAGTTCACAAACGTCCGGATTTTTTTTCTGGGGCATCAGTGAGGATCCGGTGGTGTGGGCGTCAGAGAGGGTGGCAAAACCGAATTCACTGGAGCACCAAAGGATCAGGTCTTCCGAAAGTCGGGATAGGTGGGTCCCGATCAGAGCCATGGCAAAAAGAAATTCAGCGATGTAATCGCGGTCGGAAATGGCGTCCATCGAGTTGGTGGTCACCCGGTCAAATCCCAATTCTTCGGCGATTTGCTGGCGATCGAGGTTGATGGTTGACCCTGCGAGTGCTCCGGAGCCCAAGGGGGAGACGTTGACCCGCTTCCGGCAGTCTGCCAGTCGGGAGGTATCGCGGTCGAGCATTTCCACATAAGCGAGCAGGTGGTGGCCAACAGTGACCGGCTGGCCGCGTTGCAGGTGGGTGTAGCCGGGGATAACGGCCGCCGCGTAGGTTTTGGCCTGAGCGAGCAGGGCGGATTGAAGGTCTGAGATGAGAGCCGTCAGGGTGTCGATTTCCTCACGGCAGTAGAGGCGGGTGTCGGTGGCCACCTGGTCGTTGCGGGATCGTGCGGTATGAAGTTTGGCTCCCGGGGCTCCTATTTTTTTCGTCAGAGCGCTTTCGATATTCATGTGGATGTCTTCGAGTTCGATGGAAAACTCAAAGGTTCCGGCGTCGATATCTTTTTCGATTGTCTGCAATCCTTCGCAGATGGCGGAAAACTCATCATCGTTGAGCAGTCCGGCCTTCACTTGGGCTCGTGCGTGGGCGATGGATCCTGCGATGTCATGTTTATAGAGTCTCCAGTCGTATGAGATGGATTCTCCATATTGTTGCACAAGATCGGCGGTGGCTTTTGAAAAACGTCCTTTCCACATGCGGGAGATCTAAGCATGGATGACGGATTTGGAAACCCCGAATCTCAGTAATCTTGCTGTGATTCGGGTGGCGCAGGCTGTGATTCCCTACCAATCGAGGAAAATAATGAAAAATCAGACAACTTTTCCCGAAATTGGCGTTTATACGATTGAAGAATCGGGGAAAGGCTGGCGTATACCTTCCGATGCAGGTATGAAAACCCGCGCATAGCTAATCGTCCGATTGATTCGCTTTTTCCGACTATTCCATTACTACCGACATTGATTGATCCATGAAAATAACCTGTCATACCCAGCCGTCCCGGTTTGTTTCCGCTCATTCTTCTCCTTTCTGCCATCGTTCACGACGTGTGCTTTCTTCCGGCTTCACCTTGCTTGAAATGGTGATTGTGCTTGGAATTATTGCGATGATCATGGGAGGGGCCATCTTTACCATGCAGAGAATTTCTGACAGTGGGGCGATTACCGTTGTGGAGGGGGATTTCTCATCCATCAACAATGCCTTGCAGTCGTATAAAACAAATGCCCGGAGTTACCCTTCTCAGCAGCAAGGCTTGCAAGCGCTTGTAGAAAAGCCGAGTACGGCACCGCGGCCGAAGCGTTGGACCCGGATCCTGGATGAAGTGCCCAAGGATCCATGGAATAACGAATACCTTTATAAATACCCCGGAAGCAAGGATCGCTCACGCCCCGAGATTATCAGCATGGGGAAAGATGGCCTGGAGGGCACTGAGGACGACTTGTCCAGTCAGGATGAATAATGCTCAACGTCAGATCCGGCAGGGGGTCCCCTTAGGTTTTACCCTGCTGGAAGTTGTGTTCGTGCTTGGCATGATTGCCATGCTCGCCGTCTGGTTGACGGTCAGTGTCACCACGGTGGATACCGAACAGCAATTGCGTGAGGCGGCAGGTGAGATCCAATCCCAAATCAAGCGGGGACGATCCATCGCGGTTACTCAGCAGCGGGCATATCAAGTGACGCTTGGTGAGGGGGATGTTTCCTTGGCTCCGCAATACGCGCGAAGCCAGATGCCTGAGAATGACCGGAGCTTACCTCGGCTTTTTGAAGAGGATGTAGACTCAAGCTCGATGTCGGATTACCAGGAAGTCTACAACAGCGTAGATCTGGATCCCGAAATTCGTTATGAAATTCGCCGATGGAGGTCGGATATCTGGGAGGAAATCGATGGGGATAAGAAGTTGGTGTTCATTCTTGATCCTGTCGGACTGGTCGAACCGATCACGATTCGGTGCAGCAAGGGCGATAGTTGGTTGATGCAGGAAATTCATCCTCTGACGGCGGATGTAAACTATGAAGAAATGACGGTGCAGGAGTAACCCGGCCGTAGGCAGGGGAAGAAAAGATGAGACGAGGAATAAAAAGAAAGAGGTTGGGATACGTAATGATGGAGATCGTCATTGCGCTTGGCCTGTTTTCCGCTGTTGCCGTGTCTTTGGTGAAGGCGTTGCACATGACCGGGGATACGGCATTGATTATTCAGCGGGAGTTGGAGATCGACCGCATTCTGCGCTCGGCGATGTTGGACGCCTTGAGCAACCCGAATTTGGAGGAAATGAATGAAACCGTCGATGTCCGTGACATCACCCAGGATGACCGCTCGGATGATACCGGCCAGATTCAAACGATTGTCGAACCGATAGAGTTGGAAAATGAAGACGGACAGCTACTCCAGAACATGTTCCGTATCGAAGTCATTTATTATTGGCAGGGCGAAGAGGGCTGGGAGCAGCAGAGTGCTGAAACCTGGAGATACGCCAACCTTTATAAACCGTAATTTGAATACCATGGGTTTTTCCTCATAGCGGATGGACCCATCTGAACCATCAAGATGACCCAGAACACCAAGTTGAACAGACGAACCCGCTCCGGCTTTACATTGCTGGAAGTGGTGATTTCGCTTGGCTTGATGGGGATGTTGATCGGGATGGTGTTTCGGGTAGCGCAATCATCGATTATGTTGAGCCAGACGGTGGTGGAGGAGCAGCAGGTCACGATGGAGCGTAGTGCTTTTTTCAATTTGCTGAAAAACCATTTTGAGCAGATCCCCGGGAATGCCGTCATGCGTTTGGAGACGACCGAGATCAGTAGCGGGCGAAAGTTGTTTACCCTGACCTTTCAGAATGTGCCGATGTCATTTAATTGGGGGGAGACTCCGATGACCGCTGAGGCCTTGGAATTGGCCACGGTAGAACAACGTGATGGCTTTATCGATGTGGTGCTGCGTTTTTACGATGTCAAAATCCTCGAAGATTCGACCTCGACCGGAGACCCGGAAGCGGAGCCTGTTGCCGAGATCACGCTGATTGACGATCTCTCGATGTGTGAGTGCGATGTCATCGATGGTAGGACACTTGAGCAATTATCCTATTGGGATAACAACAGCAAGTTGCCGCTCCAGGTGAAGCTGTATTGCCTGTTCGAGCCAAGCGCCAATATTGTTCAGCAAACGTTTTGGGTGACGCCGAAAGAAAACCCGGAAGTCTTGATGCGCCAGATCATGCAGCGAAACCCTGGCGGCCCGCAAGAAACCCCAGGCGGAGCAGAACCTCCCGAGGATGGTGGCGGGACCAATCCACCGGATATCGAAATCAAACCGGGGACGCCGACACCCCAGCCGCCAAACGGTGGGGGGCGTGGAGGTTCTGGAGCAGGAGGCGGCTTACCACCCGGGGTCGTTCCTGGAAGGTAGTTGGACGCAGAAATATGGAATCAGCATCGAGATGAAGAGAAGAATCACAGCATCAGGAAAAATGGCATCCGGAAGCGCATTGGTCGCGGTCTTCTGGATTATGGCGATTTTGTCTCTGGCTGTGTTTGCCGCTGTGCGGGTGGTTTATCACGATGCTGACGTGGCCTCGGCCCAGATTAATGGATTTGATGCCTTACAGGCTGCAGAGCGCGGGATAGCGGTGGCCTCGAACCCGGCAGTGGAAAAAATGGACCCCATTCTCGAGTGGTCCGACCCCGATCGTGATCTTTCTTATTCTGCGCGCATCACTTCTGAAGCTGCGAGGTTTAACATCAACGTGATCCTGCTGCGAAAAGACAAAACCCTGCTGACGGATATCTTTACGGATTGGGGGATGGAGCTGCAGGACGCCCAAATGCTGGTGGACAATCTGACCGATTGGATTGATGAAGGGGATCTGACTGAGTTGAATGGTGCGGAAGTGGATTGGTATGAATCGCAAGGACGACCGAATCACCCGTTCAACCGACCGTTCTATAATCTCGATGAAATGCGCTTGGTGAAAGATATGGTTTTACTTGAGCAGCTCAAACCGGACTGGCGAAGCTGGTTTACCATCTGGAGTGAGGGAAAGCTGGATATTAACGAGGCCGAGCCCGAGTTGATTTCTGCGGCGGCGGAGGTTTCGATTGATGATGCTCAGGATCTGGTGGATCACATTCTGGGGCCAGACCTTGAGCGTTACACGGAAGACGACCAGCCAGTGAGCCTGGCCGAGGGGCTTGCCATGCTCGGGGTTTCTGAATTCCAATCTCCTGTGATTACACCGCGCCTTACCGATAAGGATCAGACCACCCGGATCGTCAGTGATGGGCAGGCAGGGCCGATCAAGAGACGCATCACGCTGATTTTAAAAAACCGAACCGGGCAACCGGCGATACTGGAACGCAAAGAAGAAATTATTCCTTGAACAAATCTGACGCTCTGGCATCGCTATCCCCGCTAGTTATCCACCCTTAAACATTTAGCATCATTGAGTAAAAAAACCGACAATATCCTGATTCTTCCCGGCCCGGACGGTTGGGAACTCTGGCAGGGCACGCGTGAGCAAGGTTTCCGCCGGATTTTGGAGGACGGGCCGGCACTGGCATCCGAGCTGGATAAAATTCCTTCAGGCTTTTTGATGATGGGTTTTCCAGTGCGTGAAGCCTTGGCGGTTCCCTTTAAAGCCCAGACGGATGATGAGGCGATGTTTGAGGACTTGGCCGCCATGCAGCTCGAAAAGATCGGGGTTCGCCCCGAACTGGGTGCAGGGCAATTAACGGATGTTTTTGCCGCTGCGTGCAGTGAGGGGGAAACCACTTTGCTTTCGGTGGTGCTTGCGCCTCCGCCCGAAGGCACGATGCCGATGCGTTCGCCAAAGCAGTTTGATCTTTCGGCACGCATGTATCCGATGGAGGATAATGCGGTTACCTTGTGGTGCGAGCTTGGCCGTTGGGTGTTTGCCGTGACTTCAGGAGGGCGCTTGACCTATTTCCAATCCTTGCCCGGCACTGGCGTGACGGAACATGCTGTGCGGGAGGTGAAGCTCGCCTTGAATCAGTTGCGCCTTCAAGGGGTCGATCTGGATGTTCAGCGTGCCGTGGTCTGGGCAACCGACCGCGATGAGGACCCCAAGGAAAGTCAGATCCGCGAGTTTGTCGATGGTTTGGGTATGGAGCTTGTCTTTGCCGATAAACCTTCTCCGGTGCTACCGACGAACATGAGCAAGTTGGTTCCTGCGGACGTGCGTGCTGAGCAACGGTTGAAGCAGGAGCGTTTGAAGCGCAATCTGGGAATCGCGGCTGTTGTATTGGCCTACTTCGGTCTTGCCGCCTATTTCGGCTACGATTATTGGGGGCTGAGCCAAGAGGTGAATACCCAGCAGAAAGAACTTGATGCCGTTCGTCTGGAGCATAAGGAAATTGGTGCCTTCAACTCGGAATGGGATCAACTCGCCCCGGTGGTGGAAGACCAGTACTGGCCGATGATGGTGCTGAAGCGAGCGGCGGAGCAGATCCCTCCGAATCAGGACCTTCGATTCAAGGTGTTTGATGCGACGATGGGGCAGGTGACGATCCGTGGCGAGGCGGCCGACATTAAATTAATCAATGCGTTTAACTCCAAGCTAAGGCGTGCATTGCCCGATTATGATTGGGAGTTTCCTCCGGCGGAGGCTGATGCCAAGACCAATCGGAGGACTTTTAACTACACGGGCATTTTGGAAGGGGACACTGAGGAATTATGAATGAGCGGGAGAAAAAACTGGTTCTGATCCTTGCTGCCGCAGGCTTGCTTGTCGTGAGCTTATTCGGATACACCACGTATTCTGGAGCGATGCAGAAGAAGAAGGTTGAGTTGAAGAAGGGGAGCGACGAGCTGAAGCTTAAAAAACGGGAACTTGAACAAGCACTTCAGCGGATTGATGAGGTCGAGTGGTTGGCTCAAAACATGCCGACCTCCGGAACACACACCAAGATTCGTTCCGAGTT
This genomic stretch from Oceaniferula marina harbors:
- the argH gene encoding argininosuccinate lyase, whose amino-acid sequence is MWKGRFSKATADLVQQYGESISYDWRLYKHDIAGSIAHARAQVKAGLLNDDEFSAICEGLQTIEKDIDAGTFEFSIELEDIHMNIESALTKKIGAPGAKLHTARSRNDQVATDTRLYCREEIDTLTALISDLQSALLAQAKTYAAAVIPGYTHLQRGQPVTVGHHLLAYVEMLDRDTSRLADCRKRVNVSPLGSGALAGSTINLDRQQIAEELGFDRVTTNSMDAISDRDYIAEFLFAMALIGTHLSRLSEDLILWCSSEFGFATLSDAHTTGSSLMPQKKNPDVCELTRGKTGRLYGNLVALLTAAKGLPLTYNRDLQEDKEPLFDSIDTLKIALKVNSEMIAEMAINTEACEAAASDPLLLATDLADYLVKNGVPFRQAHELVGQAVAVSVDTKTPLDQLDLTQISDHYGADAQAVFNLQTALAARTNPGAPSVENVEAEVARWQQNL
- the gspG gene encoding type II secretion system major pseudopilin GspG codes for the protein MKITCHTQPSRFVSAHSSPFCHRSRRVLSSGFTLLEMVIVLGIIAMIMGGAIFTMQRISDSGAITVVEGDFSSINNALQSYKTNARSYPSQQQGLQALVEKPSTAPRPKRWTRILDEVPKDPWNNEYLYKYPGSKDRSRPEIISMGKDGLEGTEDDLSSQDE
- a CDS encoding pilus assembly FimT family protein yields the protein MNNAQRQIRQGVPLGFTLLEVVFVLGMIAMLAVWLTVSVTTVDTEQQLREAAGEIQSQIKRGRSIAVTQQRAYQVTLGEGDVSLAPQYARSQMPENDRSLPRLFEEDVDSSSMSDYQEVYNSVDLDPEIRYEIRRWRSDIWEEIDGDKKLVFILDPVGLVEPITIRCSKGDSWLMQEIHPLTADVNYEEMTVQE
- a CDS encoding PulJ/GspJ family protein encodes the protein MTQNTKLNRRTRSGFTLLEVVISLGLMGMLIGMVFRVAQSSIMLSQTVVEEQQVTMERSAFFNLLKNHFEQIPGNAVMRLETTEISSGRKLFTLTFQNVPMSFNWGETPMTAEALELATVEQRDGFIDVVLRFYDVKILEDSTSTGDPEAEPVAEITLIDDLSMCECDVIDGRTLEQLSYWDNNSKLPLQVKLYCLFEPSANIVQQTFWVTPKENPEVLMRQIMQRNPGGPQETPGGAEPPEDGGGTNPPDIEIKPGTPTPQPPNGGGRGGSGAGGGLPPGVVPGR
- a CDS encoding general secretion pathway protein GspK gives rise to the protein MKRRITASGKMASGSALVAVFWIMAILSLAVFAAVRVVYHDADVASAQINGFDALQAAERGIAVASNPAVEKMDPILEWSDPDRDLSYSARITSEAARFNINVILLRKDKTLLTDIFTDWGMELQDAQMLVDNLTDWIDEGDLTELNGAEVDWYESQGRPNHPFNRPFYNLDEMRLVKDMVLLEQLKPDWRSWFTIWSEGKLDINEAEPELISAAAEVSIDDAQDLVDHILGPDLERYTEDDQPVSLAEGLAMLGVSEFQSPVITPRLTDKDQTTRIVSDGQAGPIKRRITLILKNRTGQPAILERKEEIIP